The genomic DNA CATGTTTAGGTCTATTGTTTCACCTGATTTTGTGGATCGGCCAGTAAATCGACATTCTTCTCCTGCTCATAATTAAACTCGTCTAATGAAGGTCTATCTCTAGCTAAGaagttaaattttgtcaaatgaatACGAAGGTTGAGGTCTTGGGAAAATGTtacttttttatgatttataattcACTGCGAGATAAAACAATCTTATCAGTTGTGAGAACTtgacatatttttgtaatctAATATGTGAACTTTCAAGTCATATCAGTGTAACGGTTAAGATTTATTGTGTCTCTTCTGTTTTGTAGCATGTCGAGTAAACTGACTGTATGTGGAGTGTGCGAATACCGCAACATCACCAAACCCTCTGTAGTCTGGTGTTCTGAATGCGACGAAGGACTCTGTGACGAGTGTAAAGAGCATCATGCAGCTTCAAAGGGGTCCAGAGAACATAGTATTGTCCCAATATCCGAGTACCAGCAGCTTCCTTCCAATGTATTGGAAATAACTCAATCTTGTCAAAAACACAATGAAAAGTacgttatattttgtaaaaaacacGATTGTCCATGTTGTAGACGATGTGTTGTTGAAACTCATGACGATTGCAAAGAGTTAAACGCTATTGATGACGTCATTCGAAATGTTAAATCGTCAAGCGCATTCTTGGAAATGGAACACATGCTTGCGGAACTTTCAGAAAATTTACAGAGAATAAAAATAGATCgacaaaacaacattaaaagtCTGCAGGAGAACTAGACAAAAATAGAAAGTGAGATTCAGCAGATACGAGTATTGATTAACAATCATCTGGATGAACTACAGGAAAGTCTGATGACAGAGTTATTAGCCTCTGAggaaagagaaaacaaaaaaattagcTGTGTAATATCATCAATACAAGAGaaagaaagggagataatagAATGCCATACCaatttagataaaataaaacaacatgcCTCAGATCTCCAGACATTCTTGGCTATGAAACACATCCAACAAGATGTAACCAAAAACGTACAATTTATAGAATCCATGTTGAAAGAAGACAATATGAACCATGTTACCATTTCTTTTGAAACAGAACACACGTTTGAAACTCTACCTACCGCACTGAACAAGATGGGCACCATTATATTAGATACCAGGTCAAGTGATGTAACATTAAC from Mytilus trossulus isolate FHL-02 chromosome 8, PNRI_Mtr1.1.1.hap1, whole genome shotgun sequence includes the following:
- the LOC134727897 gene encoding transcription intermediary factor 1-beta-like, which codes for MSSKLTVCGVCEYRNITKPSVVWCSECDEGLCDECKEHHAASKGSREHSIVPISEYQQLPSNVLEITQSCQKHNEKYVIFCKKHDCPCCRRCVVETHDDCKELNAIDDVIRNVKSSSAFLEMEHMLAELSENLQRIKIDRQNNIKSLQEN